From the Girardinichthys multiradiatus isolate DD_20200921_A chromosome 22, DD_fGirMul_XY1, whole genome shotgun sequence genome, one window contains:
- the tmem72 gene encoding transmembrane protein 72 encodes MGNSGSIWWIVVECTCRILGVSTAAVLCAVGVETVQQGEFNSLGIYLITSSVGIMMFELSYFLDALLSMCLPCPPNWQVFGLWGKMARIGGFHKFLYYTIMSVVCFLHPVLVWHAIIPGSMLLVTAFFNFILSKKAKTKSPKSPLEHNSDQGQTIVCKTDNGTSSFFQAVTGRQGEEMALADPAHCLDPQERGESLQAMLEHEQTIAPAHAESRRRRWWKERIWFRGGEEPVEREMEEMNEPEPDTTSDTAPMITE; translated from the exons atgGGGAACTCAGGGAGCATATGGTGGATTGTAGTGGAATGCACTTGCAGGATCCTTGGTGTTTCTACAGCAGCAG TGTTATGTGCTGTGGGAGTGGAGACAGTCCAACAGGGAGAGTTCAACAGCCTTGGCATCTACTTGAT AACATCATCTGTTGGCATCATGATGTTTGAGTTGTCATACTTCCTGGATGCTCTACTGTCCATGTGTTTACC CTGTCCTCCAAACTGGCAGGTGTTTGGCTTGTGGGGGAAGATGGCTCGCATTGGAGGCTTTCATAAGTTCCTCTATTACACTATCATGTCAGTGGTCTGCTTCTTGCACCCTGTGTTGGTTTGGCATGCGATCATCCCAG GATCAATGCTTCTGGTGACTGCCTTTTTCAACTTCATACTAAGCAAGAAAGCAAAGACCAAGTCTCCCAAGAGTCCACTAGAGCACAACAGTGACCAAGGCCAAACAATTGTCTGCAAAACAGACAACGGCACATCCTCATTCTTCCAAGCAGTGACAGGAAGACAGGGAGAGGAAATGGCCCTTGCAGACCCAGCTCACTGCCTTGATCCACAGGAGAGGGGAGAGAGTCTCCAGGCCATGCTGGAGCATGAGCAAACAATAGCACCTGCACACGCAgaaagcaggaggaggaggtggtggaaAGAGAGGATCTGGTTCAGAGGGGGGGAGGAGCCTGTGGAAAGGGAGATGGAGGAGATGAATGAGCCCGAACCAGACACCACCTCAGACACTGCACCTATGATCACTGAATGA